One segment of Papaver somniferum cultivar HN1 unplaced genomic scaffold, ASM357369v1 unplaced-scaffold_137, whole genome shotgun sequence DNA contains the following:
- the LOC113335008 gene encoding protein PHR1-LIKE 3-like — MYSGVNPFEAAGMGLHEDLQGSYEGHNSIHATDACLVLTTDPKPRLRWTAELHERFVDAVTQLGGPDKATPKTLMRTMGVKGLTLYHLKSHLQKYRLGKQAEKEFSDNSKAVSGIMENQDTGSSPSTRTTAQDLNESNQVTEALRVNMEVQRRLHEQLEVQRHLHLRAEAQSKYLQSILEKACKALNESLGLEAANQELSELAIKASSGCPENNSQKIRTFSEIAGEEKPGSSEPGPVGDSVESCLTSTGSPVSPVATKKRPRPIFTTGESPSWENDLRQDVGWMMTTIR; from the exons ATGTATTCTGGGGTTAATCCATTTGAAGCAGCTGGTATGGGTTTACATGAAGATTTACAAGGATCTTATGAAGGACATAATAGTATTCATGCTACTGATGCTTGTTTAGTTCTTACTACTGATCCAAAACCTCGTCTTCGTTGGACTGCTGAACTTCATGAAAGATTTGTTGATGCTGTTACACAACTTGGTGGTCCTGATA AAGCAACACCGAAAACCCTCATGAGAACAATGGGTGTTAAGGGCCTCACTCTGTATCATTTGAAGTCTCATCTTCAG AAATATAGGCTGGGGAAGCAAGCAGAGAAGGAGTTCAGTGACAACTCAAAAGCTG TTTCAGGTATTATGGAAAATCAAGACACAGGTTCATCGCCTTCAACACGGACAACAGCTCAGGATTTGAACGA AAGCAACCAGGTTACTGAGGCTTTGCGAGTCAATATGGAGGTTCAGAGAAGATTGCATGAGCAGCTTGAG GTCCAGCGTCATCTTCATCTGCGAGCTGAGGCACAAAGCAAGTACCTGCAATCCATACTCGAGAAAGCCTGCAAAGCTCTGAATGAATCACTTGGCCTTGAAGCTGCTAATCAAGAGCTCTCAGAATTGGCGATCAAGGCTTCAAGTGGCTGCCCTGAAAACAACAGCCAAAAAATTCGGACGTTCTCTGAAATTGCAGGGGAAGAAAAACCAGGGTCTAGTGAGCCTGGTCCGGTTGGAGACTCTGTTGAAAGCTGCCTCACTTCAACAGGGAGCCCTGTATCTCCAGTGGCGACGAAGAAAAGACCCAGACCAATCTTCACAACTGGGGAATCCCCTAGTTGGGAAAATGACTTACGGCAAGATGTTGGGTGGATGATGACAACTATTCGATGA